One window of the Nitrospiraceae bacterium genome contains the following:
- a CDS encoding Uma2 family endonuclease: MSITTATTIRRFSRDEYHEMARTGVLRSEERVELIHGEILAKTPQGTPHAAFIDFLDTQLQQAFGDRVAVRTQLPLALGEASEPEPDLAVVPGAPLDYVHAHPTTALLIVEVAETSLSFDRTIKAMLYAEHRIPEYWIVNISDHQLEVFQNPSSSGYETHKILRADECVTPLHAPSFSLPLASLFSALQ, encoded by the coding sequence ATGTCCATAACCACGGCCACTACCATCCGCCGGTTCTCCCGTGACGAGTATCATGAAATGGCTCGAACGGGTGTTCTTCGTTCCGAAGAGCGTGTAGAATTAATTCACGGTGAAATTCTAGCGAAGACCCCTCAGGGTACTCCACATGCTGCCTTTATTGATTTTCTCGATACCCAGCTACAACAGGCCTTTGGTGACCGAGTAGCTGTCCGCACCCAACTCCCCCTAGCCCTTGGTGAAGCGTCAGAACCCGAGCCTGATCTGGCAGTGGTCCCCGGTGCACCCTTGGATTATGTCCATGCCCATCCCACTACCGCGCTCCTCATCGTGGAAGTGGCGGAGACCAGCTTGTCTTTCGATCGCACCATTAAAGCGATGTTGTACGCAGAACACCGAATTCCCGAGTATTGGATTGTCAATATTAGCGATCATCAGCTTGAGGTATTTCAGAATCCCTCTTCATCTGGTTATGAAACGCACAAAATCCTTCGCGCAGATGAATGTGTGACGCCGCTGCATGCGCCAAGCTTTTCACTCCCGCTCGCCAGTCTATTCTCCGCACTCCAGTAG
- a CDS encoding phosphoribosylglycinamide formyltransferase, with protein MALGVLISGRGSNLVAILDAIDRGSLDATLKVVASNKPDAAGLARAKERGFPTVYLDPKPFAREANPREAYDLAMGALLQQHGVEYVALAGYMRIVTPALIRMYPSKILNIHPSLLPAFPGLEAQRQALEWGTKVSGCTVHLVTEGVDEGPIILQAAVPILEGDTVESLSARILEKEHECYPQALQLMAEKRLHVEGRTVHILS; from the coding sequence ATTGCCCTTGGTGTCTTAATCTCAGGCCGCGGATCAAATCTGGTGGCCATACTGGATGCCATTGATCGTGGCTCGTTGGATGCGACACTCAAGGTCGTAGCCAGTAACAAGCCCGATGCCGCGGGCTTAGCGCGCGCGAAGGAACGTGGGTTTCCCACGGTCTATCTGGATCCAAAGCCTTTTGCCCGGGAAGCCAACCCGCGTGAAGCCTATGATCTGGCGATGGGTGCCCTTCTTCAGCAACATGGAGTGGAATATGTGGCCCTGGCCGGATATATGCGGATTGTGACCCCCGCCTTAATTCGGATGTACCCATCAAAGATCTTGAATATTCATCCCTCGCTTCTACCGGCGTTTCCAGGACTCGAGGCCCAACGTCAAGCCCTGGAGTGGGGCACGAAAGTCAGCGGTTGCACGGTGCATCTGGTGACGGAAGGAGTTGATGAAGGACCTATTATTCTTCAAGCCGCTGTGCCCATTCTTGAAGGGGATACGGTCGAATCCCTATCCGCGCGCATTTTGGAAAAAGAGCACGAATGCTATCCTCAGGCTCTTCAGTTAATGGCAGAAAAACGATTGCATGTGGAAGGGCGCACGGTTCACATTCTTTCATAG
- a CDS encoding site-specific integrase, translating into MQPNSDIKRRNRALIAFTLLTGARDSAIASMKLKHVDVVEESVFQFAREARAKFSKTLITYFFPVNDEIPQIVDDWVKYLREEKLWSHDDPLFPASNVVLDKNTYHFTVEGLNREDWSTATPI; encoded by the coding sequence ATGCAGCCCAACTCTGATATTAAACGACGGAATCGTGCGCTGATTGCCTTCACCCTCCTGACCGGGGCACGAGATAGTGCCATCGCCTCGATGAAACTGAAGCATGTGGATGTGGTTGAGGAAAGCGTTTTCCAGTTTGCGCGAGAGGCCCGAGCCAAGTTCAGTAAGACGCTTATCACGTATTTCTTCCCGGTTAATGACGAGATTCCCCAAATTGTGGACGACTGGGTGAAGTATCTAAGGGAAGAAAAACTTTGGAGTCACGACGATCCGCTCTTTCCAGCTTCGAATGTCGTCTTAGACAAGAATACGTACCATTTTACAGTCGAAGGATTGAACCGGGAAGATTGGAGTACGGCTACTCCCATTTGA